The following proteins are co-located in the Synechococcus sp. PROS-U-1 genome:
- a CDS encoding amino acid ABC transporter substrate-binding protein — MSKPEWRRWPWLSWCVVAATLIGCQSIVASGLNRPRLAVLLPMGHRDAHVRQDFLQGFRLGQSSVEACGESFPLVAWHGLNSGEEPDAQLMPSRELKLLVAPPSADLRAFAALAVERDLTVLLPFQRGQSLDTLRGLEGRSRLWPIVPSHQEDLKAMVAAAMKAGWGRAMVVEDPAALESTSSNAFVELFQAAGGIVESYEAEPVQRVDPSNGRRLQRFKDDMSWSWTPTVVVADAPDGPLSQQLRAEQQQGRFGGGAPRTPNWIWLSEAEGLQDAPEVPWQQLGLQHPARGEAWPDFQETFQQHTGSAPSLLAGAGFDTARLLALADAAPLPLSADGTNDAMGWLDPDQEVVQICEAFDRRRRGEPLLLEAAASDSRFRAGQAPSGQAIAGLIE; from the coding sequence ATGTCGAAGCCTGAGTGGCGCCGCTGGCCTTGGCTGTCGTGGTGTGTGGTCGCAGCAACGCTGATTGGCTGCCAATCCATCGTGGCCAGTGGTCTCAATCGCCCGCGTTTGGCGGTGCTGCTGCCGATGGGGCACCGCGATGCGCACGTGCGGCAAGACTTCCTCCAGGGCTTTCGTCTCGGTCAGTCTTCGGTTGAGGCCTGCGGTGAGTCCTTCCCGCTGGTGGCGTGGCATGGGCTCAACTCCGGCGAGGAACCTGATGCGCAGTTGATGCCCTCCCGCGAGCTCAAGCTGCTGGTGGCTCCCCCCTCTGCGGACCTGCGGGCCTTTGCCGCTTTGGCGGTTGAGCGTGACCTCACTGTGTTGTTGCCCTTTCAGCGCGGCCAGTCCTTGGACACCTTGCGTGGTCTCGAAGGCCGTTCACGGCTCTGGCCAATCGTTCCCTCGCACCAGGAGGATCTCAAGGCGATGGTGGCCGCGGCGATGAAAGCCGGTTGGGGACGAGCCATGGTGGTTGAAGACCCTGCCGCCCTGGAATCCACCAGCTCCAACGCTTTCGTTGAGCTGTTTCAGGCTGCGGGCGGCATTGTTGAAAGCTATGAAGCGGAGCCAGTGCAGCGGGTTGACCCCAGCAACGGACGGCGTCTTCAGCGGTTTAAGGACGACATGTCCTGGTCGTGGACGCCCACTGTTGTGGTGGCCGATGCTCCGGATGGACCTTTGTCCCAACAGCTGCGAGCGGAGCAGCAGCAGGGCCGCTTTGGTGGTGGTGCACCGCGAACACCCAACTGGATCTGGCTGAGTGAGGCTGAAGGGCTGCAGGATGCTCCCGAGGTTCCGTGGCAACAGCTCGGCCTCCAGCATCCAGCCCGTGGTGAGGCCTGGCCGGACTTCCAGGAAACCTTCCAGCAGCACACCGGCTCGGCTCCATCGCTGCTCGCCGGTGCCGGCTTCGACACGGCGCGGCTGCTGGCCCTAGCGGATGCAGCACCGTTGCCCCTGTCTGCTGATGGCACCAACGACGCCATGGGTTGGCTGGATCCGGATCAGGAGGTCGTCCAGATTTGCGAGGCCTTCGATCGGCGTCGACGCGGAGAGCCTTTACTCCTGGAAGCTGCGGCCAGTGATTCCCGCTTCCGTGCCGGCCAGGCCCCGTCCGGTCAGGCCATTGCCGGTCTGATCGAATGA
- a CDS encoding GIVxVP protein, translated as MADNRVARGIVLVPCLLLGGAFLATAAWGQGAAAENRTLAIGIGAGLLLAGWLSQLGGASEGSVTKPDESDSNP; from the coding sequence ATGGCTGATAACCGAGTCGCCCGGGGCATTGTGTTGGTGCCTTGCCTGCTTCTTGGGGGTGCCTTCCTGGCAACGGCCGCCTGGGGGCAGGGTGCTGCTGCTGAAAATCGCACGCTCGCCATCGGGATTGGTGCTGGCTTGCTCTTGGCCGGTTGGTTGTCCCAATTGGGTGGCGCGTCTGAGGGCTCTGTGACAAAACCAGACGAGTCCGACTCCAATCCCTAA
- a CDS encoding S1 RNA-binding domain-containing protein yields MPAAGSPQPNRPKAPKPAATKPLQVMQINRREEQEKLELEAAEARAAAEAAAEKARILEERAGLATPPRPVQQESATSRSTDDDARFDMGGMEGMTMADLMGAPDSKPKKEQRNQPRSVDDFDFDEEAFLAALDENAPVGTTGEVIKGNVIGIENDGVYVDIGGKAPGYMPKSEAGLGVITNFRERFPKGLEVEVLVTREQNADGMVTISCRALELRKSWDRVKDMEKQGKVVQVIVNGFNRGGVTCDLEGLRGFIPRSQLQNGENHQELVGKTLGVAFIEVNSETRKLVMSEKRAAVAERFQDLEVGQLVEGQVAAVKPYGLFIDLGGISGLLHQSAITNGSLRSIREVFDQGDRVSALITELDPGRGRIGLNTALLEGPPGELLIEKDKVMAEAADRASRAQNMLKQQEQSAG; encoded by the coding sequence ATGCCCGCAGCCGGCAGCCCGCAGCCCAACCGCCCGAAGGCACCCAAGCCGGCAGCGACCAAACCGCTGCAGGTGATGCAGATCAATCGCCGCGAAGAGCAGGAAAAGCTTGAGCTGGAGGCTGCAGAAGCTCGCGCGGCGGCTGAAGCAGCGGCGGAAAAAGCACGCATCCTTGAGGAACGTGCCGGTCTCGCCACACCGCCACGGCCGGTGCAACAGGAGTCAGCCACCTCTCGAAGCACGGACGACGACGCCCGTTTCGACATGGGCGGCATGGAAGGCATGACCATGGCTGACCTGATGGGTGCGCCGGATAGCAAGCCCAAGAAAGAGCAGCGCAATCAACCGCGCAGCGTTGACGATTTCGATTTCGACGAAGAAGCGTTCCTCGCCGCCCTCGACGAGAACGCACCAGTCGGCACGACCGGGGAAGTGATCAAGGGCAACGTGATCGGCATCGAAAACGATGGCGTGTATGTGGATATCGGCGGCAAGGCTCCGGGCTACATGCCCAAGAGCGAGGCGGGCCTCGGCGTCATCACCAACTTCCGCGAGCGCTTCCCCAAGGGCCTGGAAGTTGAAGTTCTGGTGACCCGTGAGCAGAACGCTGATGGAATGGTCACGATCAGCTGCCGCGCCCTGGAGTTGCGCAAGAGCTGGGACCGGGTGAAGGACATGGAGAAGCAGGGAAAAGTGGTTCAGGTCATCGTGAATGGCTTCAACCGCGGTGGTGTCACCTGCGATCTCGAAGGGCTTCGGGGCTTCATTCCCCGCTCTCAACTACAAAACGGTGAGAATCACCAGGAGCTGGTGGGCAAGACCCTGGGCGTGGCCTTCATCGAGGTCAATTCCGAAACCCGCAAGCTGGTGATGTCTGAAAAACGTGCCGCCGTCGCTGAACGCTTTCAAGATCTGGAAGTGGGTCAATTGGTGGAAGGCCAAGTTGCTGCTGTGAAGCCCTACGGCCTGTTCATCGACCTCGGTGGCATCAGCGGACTGCTGCACCAATCAGCGATCACCAACGGCAGCCTGCGCTCGATCCGTGAGGTGTTTGATCAGGGCGACCGGGTGTCCGCCCTGATCACGGAACTGGACCCGGGACGCGGACGCATTGGCCTCAACACAGCCCTTCTCGAAGGCCCCCCCGGCGAGCTCTTGATTGAAAAAGACAAAGTGATGGCTGAAGCCGCCGATCGTGCCAGCCGGGCACAAAACATGCTGAAGCAGCAGGAGCAATCCGCCGGATGA
- a CDS encoding aldehyde oxygenase (deformylating), with protein sequence MTTLNAPEAPVLEGQDALPDFTTAAYKDAYSRINAIVIEGEQEAHDNYISLGTLIPDQAEELKRLARMEMKHMKGFTSCGRNLGVEADLPFAKKFFEPLHGNFQAALKEGKVVTCLLIQALLIEAFAISAYHIYIPVADPFARKITEGVVKDEYTHLNYGQEWLKANFETSKDELFEANKANLPLIRSMLEDVAADAAVLHMEKEDLIEDFLIAYQEALGEIGFTSRDIARMAAAALAV encoded by the coding sequence ATGACGACCCTCAACGCACCTGAAGCACCTGTGCTGGAGGGCCAAGACGCACTGCCCGATTTCACAACCGCTGCCTACAAGGACGCCTACAGCCGGATCAACGCCATCGTGATCGAGGGCGAGCAGGAAGCTCACGACAACTACATTTCTCTCGGGACGCTGATCCCCGACCAGGCTGAGGAGCTCAAGCGCCTGGCACGGATGGAAATGAAGCACATGAAGGGCTTCACCTCCTGCGGCCGGAACCTGGGCGTTGAAGCTGACCTTCCTTTTGCCAAGAAGTTCTTCGAACCGCTTCACGGCAACTTCCAAGCTGCGCTCAAGGAAGGCAAGGTGGTTACTTGCCTGTTGATCCAGGCTCTGTTGATCGAAGCATTTGCCATTTCCGCATATCACATTTATATCCCCGTAGCTGATCCCTTCGCTCGCAAGATCACTGAGGGTGTTGTTAAAGATGAGTACACACATCTGAACTACGGCCAGGAATGGCTGAAGGCCAACTTCGAAACCAGCAAAGATGAGCTGTTCGAAGCAAACAAGGCCAACCTTCCCCTAATCCGCTCGATGCTGGAAGACGTGGCTGCTGATGCTGCCGTCCTCCATATGGAAAAGGAAGACCTAATCGAAGACTTCCTGATCGCCTACCAGGAAGCTTTGGGTGAAATCGGCTTCACCTCCCGTGATATCGCCCGGATGGCGGCGGCAGCTCTGGCCGTTTAA
- a CDS encoding Tab2 family RNA-binding protein: MSTAALTASEDWELDFYSRPILEADGRKRWELLITSTPPASSDAPPFRFAKVCPSGEVNSLWLSQAMAEAKEMSASGGWGSPLRLRCWRSSMRTMVQRAAAEQDLEVIPSRRTFALLDWLQQREREVYPQEEGFMAGPLAPAPAPVPTPPVPLPEEVQGDAWSWAALPASLLLEAAEWPMSFSGLLPVPDGIDPDASVPGLRLFSQSRSLAMAGWLGGLEPVRMTVEDRQLVLEAGQDDRWLVSDLEPGVAAEIAEALTTSQQQVRGLQFIAIQASPEEQTFGGFWMLRDIPMA, encoded by the coding sequence ATGAGCACTGCTGCCCTGACAGCCTCTGAAGACTGGGAACTCGACTTCTACTCCCGACCGATCCTGGAGGCCGATGGCCGCAAGCGCTGGGAACTGCTGATCACCTCCACGCCGCCGGCGAGCAGCGACGCACCACCCTTTCGCTTCGCCAAGGTGTGTCCCTCCGGCGAGGTGAATTCACTGTGGCTGAGCCAAGCCATGGCGGAAGCCAAGGAGATGTCCGCCAGCGGAGGCTGGGGATCCCCCCTACGCCTGCGCTGCTGGCGCAGTTCCATGCGCACCATGGTGCAGCGTGCCGCGGCAGAACAAGACCTCGAGGTGATTCCAAGTCGCCGCACGTTTGCCTTGCTCGATTGGCTGCAACAACGCGAACGGGAGGTGTACCCGCAAGAGGAGGGCTTCATGGCCGGCCCCCTCGCCCCTGCTCCGGCCCCTGTCCCAACGCCGCCGGTGCCGCTCCCGGAGGAGGTTCAAGGGGATGCCTGGAGCTGGGCTGCCTTGCCGGCAAGCCTGTTGCTGGAGGCAGCGGAATGGCCGATGAGTTTCAGCGGGCTTCTGCCGGTGCCCGATGGCATCGATCCCGATGCTTCCGTCCCGGGTTTACGACTGTTCAGCCAGAGCCGCTCCCTCGCTATGGCGGGCTGGTTGGGCGGTCTCGAACCAGTACGAATGACCGTTGAAGACCGGCAACTGGTGTTGGAAGCCGGTCAGGACGACCGCTGGCTGGTGAGTGACCTGGAACCTGGGGTTGCCGCTGAAATCGCAGAAGCACTGACGACCTCACAACAGCAGGTGCGCGGTCTGCAATTCATCGCCATCCAGGCCAGCCCAGAGGAGCAGACCTTTGGCGGCTTCTGGATGCTGCGGGACATCCCGATGGCCTGA
- a CDS encoding nuclease, which yields MIRFVLTGLLLLLCAAPVQAAEVLQVRNSSLLQVGDRNRTYTVVLACAAVDASREAEATAWLRQELPRRRRVNLRPIGSSEGQLKARVTPIGAERDLSTGLIAAGLASDSCGANG from the coding sequence TTGATTCGTTTCGTCTTAACCGGTTTGCTGTTGCTGCTTTGTGCGGCACCGGTTCAGGCTGCTGAGGTGCTTCAGGTGCGCAACAGTTCCCTGCTTCAGGTGGGTGATCGCAACCGCACCTACACCGTTGTGCTGGCCTGCGCCGCAGTTGATGCGAGCCGGGAAGCCGAGGCGACGGCATGGCTTCGTCAGGAGCTGCCCCGCCGGCGCAGGGTCAATCTTCGCCCGATCGGCTCCAGCGAGGGCCAGCTGAAGGCTCGGGTGACGCCCATCGGCGCGGAGCGTGACCTCAGCACCGGCTTGATTGCCGCTGGTTTGGCCAGCGACAGCTGTGGCGCCAATGGCTGA
- a CDS encoding creatininase family protein, with product MDQPRKRFDQLTWPEARNAASRPGATVIWPFGALEQHGPQLPLATDAVFAEGILDSVLSGLDPGLPLWRLPCQAIGFSPEHQNFPGTLSLSASLILDLVEQVGMQLAAMGMQRLVLFNAHGGQIGLLQVAARQLRARSPSLAVLPCFLWSGVDGLADLLREEELLHGLHAGQAETSLMLQLEPDLVGSARPVDGLVSSGSSQEPPEGWSLEGAAPCAWLTDDLSATGVIGDAREASAGLGRRLEERLIRHWQARFQTLMASDWPPSQSLLS from the coding sequence ATGGATCAGCCCCGCAAGCGATTTGATCAGCTGACATGGCCTGAGGCCAGAAACGCTGCCTCTCGGCCTGGTGCCACGGTGATCTGGCCGTTTGGAGCCCTTGAGCAACACGGCCCCCAGCTGCCCCTGGCGACGGATGCCGTGTTCGCTGAAGGCATCCTGGATTCGGTTCTGTCTGGGCTTGATCCCGGTCTACCGCTGTGGCGGTTGCCTTGTCAGGCCATCGGCTTTTCGCCTGAGCATCAGAACTTTCCCGGCACCCTCAGTCTTTCGGCTTCTCTCATTCTTGATCTGGTCGAGCAGGTGGGCATGCAATTGGCGGCGATGGGGATGCAGCGCCTCGTTTTGTTCAATGCCCACGGCGGCCAAATCGGTTTGTTGCAGGTTGCGGCCCGCCAGCTGCGGGCCCGCAGCCCGTCGCTGGCTGTTCTTCCCTGCTTCCTTTGGAGTGGTGTGGACGGGTTGGCTGATCTGCTGCGAGAAGAGGAGTTGCTCCATGGCTTGCATGCCGGGCAAGCCGAAACCAGCTTGATGTTGCAGCTCGAGCCAGACCTGGTCGGGTCAGCCCGCCCTGTGGATGGACTTGTATCGTCTGGCTCCTCTCAGGAACCGCCGGAGGGGTGGAGCCTCGAAGGGGCGGCACCCTGCGCTTGGCTCACCGACGATCTCAGTGCAACGGGCGTGATCGGGGATGCGCGTGAGGCATCGGCAGGCCTGGGCCGCCGCTTGGAGGAACGTCTTATTCGCCATTGGCAGGCGCGTTTTCAGACCCTTATGGCGAGTGACTGGCCCCCCTCCCAAAGCCTGCTCAGCTAA
- a CDS encoding long-chain acyl-[acyl-carrier-protein] reductase, giving the protein MFGLIGHSTSFEAARRKAMELGFDHISDGDLDVWCSAPPQLVEHVEVTSPTGTTIEGAYIDSCFVPEMLSRFKTARRKVLNAMELAQKKGINITALGGFTSIIFENFNLLQHQTVRSTTLDWQRFTTGNTHTAWVICRQVENNAPTLGIDLSKAKVAVVGATGDIGSAVCRWLQARTGVEELLLVARQQQPLLDLQQELGSGRILTLDEALPEADVVVWVASMPRTLEIDHNSLKKPCLMIDGGYPKNLNTKVAGGGIHVLKGGIVEFCRDIGWSMMAIAEMEKPQRQMFACFAEAMLLEFERCHTNFSWGRNNITLEKMDFIGAASVRHGFSTLNLHPNLQATAA; this is encoded by the coding sequence ATGTTTGGTCTGATCGGACATTCAACGAGTTTTGAGGCCGCTCGCCGCAAGGCAATGGAACTCGGTTTCGATCACATTTCGGACGGAGATCTCGATGTGTGGTGCAGCGCACCTCCGCAGCTTGTGGAGCATGTTGAAGTCACCAGTCCAACGGGCACGACCATCGAGGGTGCCTACATCGACTCCTGCTTCGTGCCCGAGATGCTGAGCCGTTTCAAGACGGCTCGCCGCAAGGTGCTCAACGCGATGGAACTTGCCCAGAAGAAGGGCATCAACATCACTGCCCTGGGCGGTTTCACCTCAATTATTTTCGAGAATTTCAACCTGCTGCAGCACCAGACGGTGCGCAGCACCACCCTGGATTGGCAGCGGTTCACCACCGGGAACACCCACACGGCCTGGGTGATCTGCCGCCAGGTGGAGAACAACGCCCCAACCCTCGGTATCGACCTCAGTAAGGCCAAGGTCGCTGTTGTTGGCGCGACCGGTGACATCGGCTCCGCCGTCTGCCGTTGGCTTCAGGCGCGTACAGGCGTCGAAGAACTGTTGTTGGTGGCGCGTCAGCAGCAACCGTTGCTGGACCTGCAACAGGAACTCGGCAGTGGAAGGATCCTGACGCTCGATGAGGCTCTGCCGGAAGCGGATGTGGTCGTCTGGGTGGCGAGCATGCCCCGGACCCTTGAGATCGACCACAACAGTTTGAAGAAGCCTTGTTTGATGATTGACGGGGGCTACCCCAAGAATCTGAATACCAAGGTCGCTGGTGGCGGCATCCACGTGTTGAAGGGTGGAATCGTTGAGTTCTGCCGCGACATCGGTTGGTCGATGATGGCCATCGCCGAGATGGAGAAACCTCAGCGCCAGATGTTTGCTTGCTTTGCAGAAGCGATGCTGCTCGAATTCGAGCGCTGTCACACCAACTTCAGCTGGGGGCGCAACAACATCACCCTCGAGAAGATGGATTTCATCGGTGCGGCATCGGTCCGCCATGGGTTCAGCACCCTGAACCTCCATCCCAACCTGCAGGCCACTGCCGCCTGA
- the pgeF gene encoding peptidoglycan editing factor PgeF, with translation MKDGPFDRPDSSFNTLKGWTWVGCYGGYYLQSDLLHEQGFEHGFFTRLWHGRGPDELAGYISAGISVHRPQQVHSGIVLNASDARQDPWPKGDGLVSDRGGQSLWVCGADCTPVLIADPGTGHAAACHAGWRGVAAGILITALDRLVEQGARREDLVIALGPAVSGPRYQVGDEVVQAIAAAIPGDVDLSERGAVSTDEQPGRHRLDIRAAARLQLQQAGIAGERISHCPLCTVSEPELFHSWRRDQVKAVQWSGIVAQAPT, from the coding sequence ATGAAAGACGGGCCATTTGATCGACCAGACAGCAGCTTCAACACGTTGAAGGGCTGGACCTGGGTCGGTTGCTATGGGGGGTATTACCTCCAGAGCGATCTGCTACACGAACAAGGCTTCGAGCATGGGTTCTTCACCCGGCTGTGGCATGGCCGCGGACCCGATGAATTAGCTGGCTACATCAGCGCCGGCATCAGTGTCCATCGTCCCCAGCAGGTGCACAGTGGAATCGTGCTGAACGCCAGTGATGCCCGTCAGGATCCCTGGCCTAAAGGCGACGGCCTTGTGAGTGATCGCGGAGGGCAAAGCCTCTGGGTGTGCGGCGCCGACTGCACGCCGGTGCTGATCGCGGATCCAGGCACCGGGCATGCGGCGGCCTGCCATGCCGGCTGGCGAGGCGTGGCCGCTGGAATCCTGATCACAGCCCTGGATCGCCTGGTGGAGCAGGGTGCCCGGCGGGAGGATCTGGTCATTGCCCTGGGGCCTGCCGTGAGCGGGCCGCGTTACCAGGTGGGCGATGAGGTGGTGCAGGCCATCGCCGCCGCCATCCCAGGCGATGTTGACCTGTCGGAACGCGGAGCCGTCTCAACGGATGAGCAACCGGGGCGGCATCGTCTGGACATCCGTGCCGCTGCCCGGTTGCAACTCCAACAGGCGGGAATCGCCGGCGAACGAATCTCCCACTGCCCGCTTTGCACCGTCAGTGAACCCGAGCTGTTCCATTCATGGCGACGCGATCAGGTGAAAGCCGTGCAGTGGAGTGGAATCGTGGCGCAAGCCCCAACCTGA
- a CDS encoding acetyl-CoA carboxylase carboxyltransferase subunit alpha has product MPRRPLLEFEKPLVELEQQIEQIRQLARDSEVDVSQQLQQLETLAARRRQEIFQGLTPAQKIQVARHPQRPSTLDFIQMFCDDWVELHGDRRGNDDQALIGGVGRVGDRPIMLIGHQKGRDTKENVARNFGMAAPGGYRKAMRLMDHADRFRLPILTFIDTPGAYAGLEAEEQGQGEAIAVNLREMFRLRVPVIATVIGEGGSGGALGIGVADRLLMFEHSVYTVASPEACASILWRDAAKAPDAAAALRITGRDLLELGVVDEVLEEPSGGNNWAPLEAGEILRAAIERHLDDLLSLSEQQLRDARYSKFRAMGRFLEKTSQDVEKAA; this is encoded by the coding sequence ATGCCCCGTCGCCCCCTGCTTGAGTTCGAAAAACCGCTCGTCGAGCTGGAGCAGCAGATTGAGCAAATCCGCCAGTTGGCCAGGGATTCGGAAGTTGACGTGTCGCAGCAGCTGCAGCAGCTGGAGACCCTCGCAGCCCGTCGGCGTCAGGAGATCTTTCAGGGGTTGACTCCCGCCCAGAAGATTCAGGTCGCCCGCCATCCTCAGCGTCCGAGCACGCTGGATTTCATTCAGATGTTCTGTGACGACTGGGTCGAACTGCATGGAGACCGTCGTGGCAATGACGATCAGGCGTTGATTGGCGGCGTCGGACGGGTGGGTGATCGACCGATCATGTTGATCGGCCATCAGAAAGGACGCGACACCAAGGAAAACGTCGCCCGCAATTTCGGGATGGCCGCTCCGGGTGGCTACCGCAAAGCGATGCGGTTGATGGACCACGCCGATCGCTTTCGCTTGCCGATCCTCACTTTTATCGATACTCCCGGTGCCTATGCCGGACTCGAAGCTGAGGAGCAGGGCCAGGGTGAAGCAATCGCCGTCAACCTGCGGGAGATGTTCCGCTTGCGCGTTCCGGTGATCGCCACTGTGATCGGCGAGGGTGGTTCCGGCGGTGCGTTAGGGATCGGGGTGGCGGATCGATTGCTGATGTTCGAGCACAGCGTCTACACCGTTGCCAGCCCTGAAGCCTGTGCCTCCATCCTTTGGCGTGATGCGGCAAAGGCGCCGGACGCAGCGGCAGCCTTGCGGATCACCGGTCGCGATTTGTTGGAGCTGGGGGTGGTGGATGAGGTTCTCGAGGAGCCTTCCGGTGGCAACAACTGGGCGCCGTTGGAAGCCGGTGAGATCTTGCGGGCGGCGATCGAGCGGCATCTGGATGACTTGCTCAGCCTGTCAGAACAGCAATTGCGAGATGCCCGTTACTCCAAATTCAGGGCTATGGGGCGTTTTCTCGAAAAAACTTCACAGGATGTCGAGAAAGCAGCTTAA
- a CDS encoding NAD(P)/FAD-dependent oxidoreductase: MLRLSELKLPLDHGEEALQEAVLKRLRIPPDRLLSHTLVKRSVDARRRDRIQLIYSVDVQVKGEAALLQRIGNKGRVRPAPDTRYRPVGRAPDGFPLETVERPVVVGAGPCGYFAALLLAQMGFRPLLLERGESVKQRTLQTFGFWRGTSPFNPESNAQFGEGGAGTFSDGKLYSQVSDPEHYGRKVLEELVACGASEEILTLHRPHIGTFKLATVVRGLRARIEALGGEVRFNSRVERLQLSASTGEKPHQLEGVVLADGAEIPCRHLVLAPGHSARDCFEMLEEVGVQLQRKPFSVGVRIEHPQHLIDAARWGEAAGHPRLGAAEYKLVHHAENGRCVYSFCMCPGGFVVGATSEEGRVVTNGMSQHSRNERNANSGLVVALDADDLAPFERFPGDPLAGIALQRDLEQRAFQLGGSTYAAPAQRLEDFLLARSSTRLGAIAASYQPGVHPADLTDLLPAPIVEALREALPAFARKLRGYDHPDAVLTGVETRTSSPVRIPRDDALESLNVRGLVPAGEGAGYAGGILSAGIDGIRAAEALVLQILGTVPQSP; the protein is encoded by the coding sequence ATGCTGCGCCTGAGTGAGTTGAAACTGCCCCTCGATCACGGGGAGGAGGCACTGCAGGAGGCGGTTCTCAAGCGCCTGCGGATACCGCCAGACCGTCTTTTGAGCCACACCTTGGTCAAGCGCAGTGTCGATGCGCGTCGCCGCGACAGGATTCAGTTGATCTACAGCGTGGATGTGCAGGTCAAGGGTGAGGCGGCCTTGCTGCAGCGCATCGGCAACAAAGGTCGGGTGCGTCCCGCACCGGACACCCGCTACCGGCCGGTCGGTCGTGCTCCGGATGGCTTCCCATTGGAGACGGTCGAGCGGCCGGTGGTGGTGGGAGCGGGCCCCTGCGGCTATTTCGCGGCCTTGCTGTTGGCGCAGATGGGCTTCCGGCCGCTGTTGCTGGAACGGGGCGAGTCGGTGAAGCAGCGCACCCTGCAGACCTTCGGCTTCTGGCGGGGCACCAGCCCCTTCAACCCGGAATCCAACGCCCAATTCGGTGAGGGGGGGGCCGGCACCTTCTCGGACGGCAAGCTGTACAGCCAGGTGAGCGATCCTGAGCACTACGGCCGCAAGGTGCTGGAGGAGCTGGTGGCCTGTGGCGCCAGCGAAGAGATCTTGACGCTGCATCGACCCCACATCGGCACCTTCAAACTCGCCACCGTGGTGCGCGGCCTTCGGGCGCGGATTGAAGCGCTGGGGGGTGAGGTGCGGTTCAACAGTCGTGTGGAGCGCCTGCAGCTCAGTGCCAGCACCGGTGAAAAGCCCCATCAACTCGAGGGGGTGGTGCTGGCTGACGGTGCGGAGATCCCTTGCCGCCATCTGGTGCTGGCCCCGGGGCATTCGGCGCGGGACTGCTTTGAAATGCTGGAGGAGGTTGGTGTGCAGCTGCAGCGCAAGCCGTTTTCGGTGGGTGTGCGGATTGAGCATCCGCAGCATCTGATCGATGCAGCCCGGTGGGGGGAGGCGGCCGGCCATCCGCGTCTCGGGGCGGCCGAGTACAAGCTGGTGCACCATGCCGAGAACGGACGCTGCGTCTACAGCTTCTGCATGTGTCCCGGTGGATTTGTCGTGGGTGCCACCTCGGAAGAGGGCCGGGTCGTGACCAACGGCATGAGTCAGCATTCTCGTAATGAGCGAAACGCCAACAGCGGCTTGGTCGTGGCCCTGGATGCAGACGACCTTGCCCCGTTTGAACGTTTTCCCGGGGACCCGTTGGCGGGAATAGCCCTGCAACGGGATCTCGAGCAGCGTGCCTTCCAGCTTGGGGGCAGCACCTATGCCGCTCCAGCGCAGCGGCTGGAGGATTTTCTCCTCGCCCGTTCGTCAACCCGCCTTGGCGCCATCGCAGCGTCGTATCAACCGGGCGTGCATCCTGCCGATCTGACCGATCTTCTTCCCGCTCCGATCGTTGAGGCGTTGCGCGAGGCGTTGCCGGCTTTTGCCCGCAAGCTGAGGGGCTACGACCACCCCGATGCTGTGCTCACCGGCGTCGAAACCCGCACGTCATCGCCCGTTCGCATACCCAGGGATGACGCACTGGAATCCCTCAATGTGAGGGGTCTGGTGCCGGCGGGGGAGGGGGCGGGCTACGCCGGCGGCATCCTTTCGGCTGGAATCGATGGCATTCGGGCCGCTGAAGCCTTAGTCCTCCAAATCCTGGGGACTGTCCCTCAGTCCCCTTGA